A single Hippocampus zosterae strain Florida chromosome 17, ASM2543408v3, whole genome shotgun sequence DNA region contains:
- the tlcd4b gene encoding LOW QUALITY PROTEIN: TLC domain-containing protein 4-B (The sequence of the model RefSeq protein was modified relative to this genomic sequence to represent the inferred CDS: inserted 1 base in 1 codon) — protein MEMRELTVVAGSFVGFQLLFSVXSPLLSSAISPSYGLLPPTKHTEWNSRLVSTVHALIVGLFCLYILCFDEAVNSNPVWGDPSMVKLNVAITCGYLLYDLLLLACNWSTMGDRFFVCHHLAALYAYGYVLTRGVLPYFANFRLISELSTPFVNQRWFFEALKYPRSNRMVVVNGVAMTVVFFLVRIAVMPSYWASVFATFGTEDFERLGSGAQVAWITSCVALDILNAIWMFKITRGCYKVLAGSKAQRGQEQADKKKHANNHAD, from the exons ATGGAGATGAGAGAGTTGACTGTGGTAGCGGGGAGCTTCGTGGGTTTCCAGCTCCTCTTCTCCG GCAGTCCTTTACTCTCTTCAGCCATCTCGCCAAGTTATGGATTACTGCCTCCCACCAAGCACACAGAGTGGAACTCCAG GTTGGTGTCAACAGTTCACGCTCTGATTGTgggattattttgtttgtacATCCTTTGCTTCGATGAGGCGGTCAACTCCAATCCCGTCTG GGGGGACCCAagtatggtcaaattaaatgTAGCCATAACCTGTGGCTACCTACTTTATG ATTTATTGCTGCTTGCATGTAATTGGAGCACGATGGGGGACAGATTTTTTGTCTGTCACCACTTGGCGGCGCTCTACGCGTATGGATATGTGCTG ACGCGCGGCGTGCTGCCCTACTTTGCCAACTTCCGTCTCATTTCTGAGCTGTCCACACCTTTTGTGAATCAAAG GTGGTTCTTCGAAGCATTAAAGTACCCCCGCTCAAACAGGATGGTGGTGGTCAATGGCGTCGCCATGACGGTGGTCTTCTTCCTGGTGCGGATTGCCGTCATGCCATCCTATTGGGCCAGCGTATTTGCCACGTTTGGCACCGAAGACTTTGAGCGCCTGGGCTCGGGCGCCCAAGTAGCCTGGATCACCTCCTGCGTGGCCCTGGATATCTTGAACGCCATCTGGATGTTTAAGATCACGCGAGGTTGCTACAAAGTACTGGCCGGATCGAAAGCGCAGAGAGGTCAAGAACAAGCGGACAAGAAGAAGCATGCCAATAACCACGCGGACTGA